In the Victivallis sp. Marseille-Q1083 genome, one interval contains:
- a CDS encoding adenylate kinase, producing the protein MISKRNLIFIGAPGAGKGTFSALLTREYPLAHISTGDILRGEIKRDTELGRQAAGLMKEGKLVPDQVVAGMVRNRLTEKDCEYGFILDGFPRTIGQAELLEEALKSLARKLDAVVYFKVDDDIILQRLTARISCKNCGEIYNKLFLPPKQDGVCDKCGGELFQRPDDSLETATERLKVFYANTQPLIDYYAAKGLLLTITELEMNAALAQLKAGLA; encoded by the coding sequence ATGATCAGTAAACGGAATTTGATTTTCATCGGCGCGCCGGGCGCCGGCAAAGGCACCTTTTCGGCGCTGCTGACCAGGGAGTATCCGCTGGCGCATATTTCCACCGGCGATATTTTGCGCGGGGAAATCAAACGCGATACCGAATTGGGCCGCCAGGCCGCCGGGCTGATGAAGGAAGGCAAGCTGGTGCCCGATCAGGTTGTCGCCGGCATGGTCCGCAACCGCCTGACTGAGAAGGATTGCGAATACGGTTTCATTCTCGACGGTTTCCCGCGGACGATCGGCCAGGCTGAACTGCTGGAAGAGGCGTTGAAATCGCTGGCGCGGAAATTGGATGCGGTAGTCTACTTCAAAGTGGATGACGACATTATCCTGCAGCGGCTGACCGCGCGGATTTCCTGCAAGAATTGCGGGGAAATCTACAACAAACTGTTCCTGCCGCCGAAACAGGACGGCGTGTGCGACAAGTGCGGCGGCGAACTGTTCCAGCGGCCGGATGACTCGCTGGAAACCGCCACGGAGCGTTTGAAGGTGTTCTATGCCAATACGCAGCCGCTGATCGATTATTATGCCGCCAAAGGTCTGTTGCTCACCATCACCGAGTTGGAAATGAACGCGGCGCTGGCCCAGCTCAAAGCGGGACTGGCCTGA
- the map gene encoding type I methionyl aminopeptidase: MPPRKDYIIHTPEEIVRIRRAAALTAGVRDELARLTRPGMSTLELDELAGSLIAQTGGRSAFLGYHGFPGNICISVNDVVVHGIGRADLILSEQDIVSIDIGVEIDGACGDTALTFALNDKPPADTVRLLENTRAALMSGIRAAVSGNCIRDISRAVAQVARHARLGVVEDYVGHGCGIRLHEPPEVPNFDNGYRGPRLVPGMVLAIEPMFNLGSRRVYTEPDQWTVRTVDRSLSAHFEHQVLITEQEPEILTWPKTM; encoded by the coding sequence ATGCCCCCGCGCAAGGATTACATCATCCATACTCCGGAGGAAATTGTCCGCATCCGCCGTGCGGCGGCGCTGACGGCCGGAGTGCGGGACGAATTGGCCAGGCTGACTCGTCCCGGGATGTCCACGTTGGAATTGGATGAACTGGCCGGTTCGCTGATCGCCCAAACCGGCGGCCGCAGCGCCTTTCTCGGCTATCACGGTTTTCCGGGGAATATCTGCATCTCCGTCAACGATGTCGTCGTTCACGGCATCGGCCGGGCAGACCTGATTTTGTCCGAGCAGGATATTGTCAGCATCGATATCGGCGTCGAAATCGACGGCGCCTGCGGGGATACCGCGCTTACCTTTGCTCTCAACGACAAACCGCCGGCCGATACGGTCCGGCTGTTGGAAAATACCCGTGCCGCTTTGATGAGCGGCATCAGGGCGGCAGTGTCCGGCAATTGCATCCGGGACATCAGCCGCGCGGTTGCCCAGGTGGCCAGACATGCCAGGCTCGGCGTGGTCGAAGATTACGTCGGCCACGGCTGCGGGATCAGGCTGCACGAACCGCCGGAAGTGCCGAATTTCGACAACGGCTACCGCGGCCCGCGGCTGGTGCCGGGGATGGTGCTGGCGATTGAGCCGATGTTCAACCTCGGTTCCCGCCGGGTCTACACCGAACCGGATCAGTGGACGGTGCGTACCGTCGACCGGAGTTTGTCGGCCCATTTCGAGCATCAGGTATTAATTACAGAACAAGAACCGGAGATTCTAACGTGGCCAAAGACGATGTAA
- the infA gene encoding translation initiation factor IF-1 — MAKDDVIRVDGVVKELLPNTMFKVALPSGHVINAHISGKMRLNFIRILPGDNVTLEMSPYDLTKGRIVFRKK; from the coding sequence GTGGCCAAAGACGATGTAATCAGAGTGGATGGGGTGGTCAAGGAGCTGCTGCCCAATACCATGTTCAAAGTGGCGTTGCCCAGCGGACATGTGATCAATGCTCATATCAGTGGAAAAATGCGGTTGAATTTCATCCGCATCCTTCCGGGAGACAATGTAACTTTGGAGATGTCGCCTTACGACTTGACCAAGGGGCGCATTGTGTTTCGCAAGAAGTGA
- a CDS encoding acetate/propionate family kinase produces MKILVLNAGSSSMKFTLFSMENEQVLAKGQVERLGSDKPNMIYKRSDGYVEEGLIKENTPVGALRKICEKLIDPEHGVLKSLCEIDAIGHRVLHGGEKITAPIRIDAQAKEIIRECFPLGPLHNPANLAGIEACEKEMPGVPNVGVFDTQFHMTMPPEAYLYALPYEYYRKFGIRKYGFHGTSHHYVTLATAKFLGRCPEELNLITCHLGNGCSMAAVRKGKVIDTSMGLTPLEGLVMGTRCGDLDPAAVLRLLELGHSREEVDQILNKQSGLLGVAGIGSSDMRDIIAAEQAGNEQALQARKMFIRRVVKYIGAYYALLDGADALVFTGGIGEWSAYTREHVLSALGCLGIRFDSAKNNETLGKRGVISTPDSKLTVVVMPTDEELMIARSVVKTLYPEKSADCNR; encoded by the coding sequence ATGAAGATTCTCGTATTGAATGCGGGCAGTTCCTCGATGAAGTTCACATTGTTCAGCATGGAAAACGAACAGGTGCTTGCCAAGGGACAAGTGGAGCGGCTCGGTTCCGACAAGCCGAATATGATTTACAAGCGGTCTGACGGTTATGTCGAAGAGGGATTGATCAAGGAAAATACACCGGTCGGCGCACTGCGGAAGATTTGTGAGAAACTCATCGATCCGGAGCACGGCGTTTTGAAAAGTCTCTGTGAGATCGATGCGATCGGCCACCGCGTGCTGCACGGCGGCGAAAAGATTACCGCGCCGATCCGGATCGACGCGCAGGCCAAGGAGATCATCCGCGAATGTTTTCCGCTCGGACCGTTGCACAATCCGGCCAATCTCGCCGGCATCGAAGCGTGTGAAAAGGAGATGCCGGGCGTGCCGAACGTCGGCGTTTTCGATACGCAGTTCCATATGACCATGCCGCCGGAAGCCTATCTTTACGCGCTGCCCTATGAATACTACCGTAAATTCGGTATCCGCAAATACGGATTTCACGGCACCAGCCACCATTATGTGACGCTGGCGACCGCCAAATTCCTCGGCCGCTGCCCGGAAGAACTCAATTTGATCACCTGCCATCTCGGCAACGGCTGCAGCATGGCCGCCGTCCGGAAGGGCAAAGTGATCGATACGTCGATGGGCCTGACGCCGCTGGAAGGCCTGGTGATGGGCACCCGCTGCGGCGATCTCGACCCGGCCGCCGTCCTGCGGCTGCTCGAACTCGGCCACAGCCGGGAAGAGGTCGATCAGATTTTGAACAAGCAGAGCGGCTTGCTCGGAGTGGCCGGCATCGGTTCGTCCGACATGCGCGACATCATCGCTGCCGAACAGGCCGGCAATGAACAGGCGCTGCAGGCCAGGAAGATGTTCATCCGCCGGGTCGTCAAGTACATCGGCGCCTATTACGCTTTGCTGGACGGCGCCGACGCGCTGGTCTTTACCGGCGGCATCGGCGAATGGAGCGCCTATACCCGGGAACATGTGTTGTCGGCGCTCGGCTGCCTCGGCATCCGGTTCGATTCGGCCAAAAACAATGAAACGCTCGGCAAACGCGGCGTCATTTCGACTCCCGACAGCAAATTGACCGTGGTGGTGATGCCGACCGATGAGGAATTGATGATTGCCCGCAGCGTCGTGAAGACGCTCTATCCGGAGAAGTCGGCGGACTGCAATCGATAA
- the pta gene encoding phosphate acetyltransferase: MSAIDLFVAKAQQAGKALVLPEGHDPRVVAAANMILENRVAKKVIVLGSEEEIAKACADAKLTGRKFDALDYLNSDLFEGFAQQYCQMRQKKGMTLELAREVMKVRIYFGGMMARSGMVDGLIAGSIASTADMLRAAFHCIGTAPGMKIASSCFIMDLARPTASGDSVLLFADCAVNPNPTAEQLVDIAMATSNTYRALIGKTPKVAFLSFSSYGSAKHEILEKVVAATAMFKAKIDVENLDIIADGELQADAALVPSVAKSKAPGSAIAGDANVLIFPDLNAGNIAYKLVQRLAGAGAYGPILQGLGRPLNDLSRGCTAEDIYGVAAITVCQAIGH, translated from the coding sequence ATGTCAGCAATTGATCTGTTTGTCGCCAAGGCCCAGCAGGCCGGCAAAGCCCTTGTATTGCCGGAAGGACACGATCCCAGGGTCGTCGCCGCCGCCAATATGATTCTGGAAAATCGGGTGGCTAAAAAAGTGATCGTCCTCGGCAGCGAGGAGGAAATTGCCAAGGCTTGCGCCGACGCGAAGCTTACCGGACGCAAGTTTGACGCGCTGGATTATTTGAACAGCGACCTTTTCGAGGGGTTCGCCCAGCAGTATTGCCAGATGCGCCAGAAAAAGGGCATGACGCTGGAACTGGCCCGCGAAGTGATGAAGGTGCGGATCTATTTCGGCGGCATGATGGCGCGCAGCGGCATGGTGGACGGCCTGATTGCCGGCAGTATCGCCTCGACGGCGGATATGCTGCGCGCGGCGTTTCACTGCATCGGCACGGCGCCGGGCATGAAGATCGCCAGCAGTTGTTTTATCATGGATCTGGCCAGGCCGACCGCTTCCGGCGATAGTGTGCTGTTGTTCGCCGATTGTGCGGTCAATCCGAATCCGACTGCCGAACAGTTGGTCGATATCGCGATGGCGACCAGCAATACCTATCGCGCCCTGATCGGCAAGACGCCGAAAGTGGCGTTCCTGTCGTTTTCGAGCTACGGCAGCGCCAAGCATGAAATTCTCGAAAAGGTGGTGGCGGCGACGGCGATGTTCAAAGCGAAAATCGATGTGGAAAATCTCGATATCATCGCCGACGGCGAACTGCAGGCCGATGCGGCGCTGGTGCCGTCGGTGGCGAAGAGCAAAGCGCCCGGCAGCGCGATTGCCGGCGATGCCAATGTGCTGATTTTCCCGGATCTGAATGCCGGCAATATCGCTTACAAGCTGGTGCAGCGTTTGGCCGGCGCCGGCGCCTATGGGCCGATTCTGCAGGGATTGGGGCGGCCGCTGAACGATCTGTCGCGCGGCTGCACGGCGGAAGACATCTACGGTGTGGCGGCGATTACCGTCTGCCAGGCGATCGGCCACTAA